A region of Hydrogenimonas thermophila DNA encodes the following proteins:
- a CDS encoding transposase family protein — MKRYTKAKTLLESLMTIPDYRVDIGKVEYPLAEVLFMVIFALLKGNTTFKEIFGWMIYNKDNPVLKEIFEKDEVKMPSKSTLHNILTN, encoded by the coding sequence ACAAAGGCAAAAACATTGCTTGAATCACTAATGACAATACCAGACTATAGAGTAGATATAGGAAAAGTAGAGTATCCCCTAGCAGAAGTACTATTTATGGTGATATTTGCACTATTAAAAGGGAATACTACATTTAAAGAGATTTTTGGCTGGATGATATACAATAAAGATAATCCGGTGTTAAAAGAGATTTTCGAAAAAGATGAAGTTAAAATGCCTTCAAAATCTACACTGCACAATATATTAACAAATA